The sequence TGGATCACCGAGACAGAGGAACTGGTGCTCTCTGCCGCGATTAAACTGAAGCTAGTCAAATCTGCGGATGTAGCAGCTGTACTCCCCAAACATTCGAGTAATCAACGGACCTACTTGATAAAAAAACTGGTGGATCAGGGAATGCTTTTACCGCTTACCCCCGGAGCAAGGCAGTACACGATTGGATTTTCCAATAACTACCTGATTCGCGGAGTCATTAAGTCACTCAGAGAGCAAGGCTTCATACCTGCCCCTTTGGAAATCCCCTGAGCACCGATCTACAACCGGTAGTATTCGAGTCCTGCTACCGATTTGAACTGCGGATTATCGGATACTCACCCGAATAAGCAGCCGGCAGAAAGGCTCTTAAAAAACGCCGCTATCCCTTGAGGGTTAGCGGCGTTTTTCCTACGCAAATAGCGTTGCGGCTTTACTCGGACGATTCATCTATTCCGCTGTAATCACCAGACACCCTTTCATCACACGTACTTTGACGTTCTCGTTCACCTCGAATCCCGCCTGCCGCAACCACAGTCCGCGAAGCCTGATCCAGGGCACCGGTTTGGCGGGGCTGTAGGTTTTTTCCTTGGTGTGAACCGGGTAAAAATCAGCGGCGATTTTCAACCTGCGTTCAGTGATGGGGGTTGATGACGTATGATTGGTTTTAGCCATGATTAGCTCCTGTTTAGCTGCTTGTGGTTAGCGGGGCCAGGGTGTTCGCGCACCTTGGTTCCGCGTTCTTTGGGTTACTTCAAATTTCTTTTTCTTCGTCGCTCGCTTTGGTCGCTGCCTGTGCGATTAGTGCGTCGAGCATCTGCGCAATGACCTTCTGTTGGACCTTCGAAAGTTCATTGATGGACTGCAGCCGTCGATACCACGCCGAGGTCAAGCTGCGTCTGGGCGTCTCCGTGTAAGAGGGAACCCCGAGCAGGTCTTCAACGGGCACGCGAAGCGCAAATGCCATCTTCACCAGTGTCGTGACCGGCATGCTGCGCGTGCCCTCCTCGTAGCCCTGAAAGGTTTGCCGGGAAAGACCTAAAGCCCGTGCAAACCGAGTCTGTGTGATCTCGTGCACTGTGCGTAAGTGAGCAATGCGACTGCCCATCGCCACCAGAAAATCGCGATCCTCATTGGAAATACTCATGACAATGGCCGACTGAAAATAGAGTTGAATGGCAACGGACTCATCCTTTTCATCTGAAATCCATCCTGGAAAAACAACAGAAAACATCCTCAGGTAAAGGCGCGTAAGTTGTCGACCTGAAAGATTTGTAGGAGAAATGCAGAACAACCGCTAGGTCGGGGGCGAGGTACTACAGGCGCGAAAATGCCTTTTCATTCGACTAAATCGGTACCGACAGATCAGGTTGAAAAACCGCTGTAGGAAACGTGTTCGATCCAGGTATGAATTAGATCGCGCAGCACGGATACAAAAAACGGCTTACCGCAAAGTGAGCCGTTTTTTGTGCCCGGAGGAAAGTGCCGGCAGCAAAGACACTGATGATTTACCGCGACCAGTTACCCAACGCCGACAACCCTTTCGCCCAGATCTGCCGAGTGCGCAAACTGACCATTGCGCGCCGGTCCGGATCGGTCGGATAGAACTGCTCGAGCAGATTCAGTTTGATCTCACGCCCTACCGCATCCAGCGGATCGCCATGCAAATGCAACCAATGGTCATCACGCAAATGCCGATGCACATCCGGCCCCGGATACGTCCCGCACTCGATCACGAACGGCATCAATTGCACGTCCGGCAATGCATTAAGCAACGCCTGTGAGGTGTACCCGGTAGCCGTCGCTGCCACTCCGGTTTCGCTCAGGGTGTCGGCGCCCGTGTGCAGGGTGTAAAGCCATGGACCATAAATCGCCTGGGCCTGCGCGAGTGCCGGGTACGGCGCCTGGGTGATGGTCAGCAACATCGGATGGCCGTATTCGCCAGCGCCGGTATGCAGATCGAAACACATCACGGTTTCAGCGCCAGCCAGATGCGCGTCGATGATTTGATGCAACGTGCGATTCGACCAGCTCGGCGCGAGGCCACCGTAAAACAGCCCGTCGGGATGGCTGTGCTGACCGCCCTCGACAATCGACATCACCGCTGGCCAGCCGTGTTCTTTTATCTGCGCATCGAGCAAGGCATCGGCGCTTTTGCGCTCGGGGCCGTTCAGATCAGTGCACGCGTAGATTTCATGCAGGGCGGCGTACGCGCGGTTATCCGGTAGCGGCCCGGTGAAATCGAGGTGATTACGGTTGAGGTCGATGTTGTCTTCGTTGACCCGGCGCAGCCATGCGGTGCCCCATGGGTTGATCAGGTGCACCATCACCACGGCGACATCCTTGGGCAGCGAACCGGGTACGAATGCCTTCAGCCAATCGATCTGACAGTCCGAGCCGTAATAACCCTCGACCCCGTGCGTGCCGCTGAGCGCTACCAGCCGACGTTTGGCTTGCGGATCGCCGAGCACAGCGACGTCGGTACTCAGCGGTTCGCCGAATGGCCCGCAGCGTGGATGTGCGTAGGAGGTGAGCGTGGCTCCGGCGGCGTTGGCGGCGGCGAGGAACTGTTCGCGTTGATCGCGGTAGCTGGATTCGGTGGGGAACTCGCTGTGCATTCTTGGCCTCTTGTGATTTTTATGTTTTGACCTCTGTAGGAGTGAGCCTGCTCGCGATAGCGTCATCACATCCAACATAATTGCTGACTGACCCACCGCTATCGCGAGCAGGCTCACTCCTACAGGGGGACGTGTGCGGTCAGTCAATTGAGGTTGACCCTAGCGAACATCCGCCCCGAAAAGAAAGACAAAAATGCCCATCGGTTTGCGTCGCGACCGAGCGGTCGATAAAGTCCCCGAGACTTTTATCCCACGGACGGAGAGCCCGCGTGTTTTCAGCCTTGCCCTTGAGCCGCTTTCGCCTGCCAGCCCTGACGCTGATCATCAGCGCCCTGACCCTCACCGCGTGCAACGCCCCGCCCTCCTCGACCTTGCCGCTGGCACCGGAAGCCGCGTCCGGTTTCCGCACCGATCTGCAAACCCGTCACGCCAGCAAACACATGGCCGCTGCTGCCAATCCACTGGCTGCTGAAGCCGGGCGCGAGATGCTGCGTCAGGGCGGTTCGGCGATTGATGCGGCGATTGCGATGCAAGCGGTGCTGACGCTGGTTGAGCCGCAGTCGTCCGGGATCGGCGGCGGCGCGATGATCGTGTTGTGGGACGGTAAACAGGTGCGCACCTACGACGGTCGCGAAACCGCACCGGCTGGCGCCACCGAGAAGCTGTTCCTGCGCGCCGATGGCCAACCGATGTCGTTCCCGCAAGCACAGATCGGCGGTCGCTCGGTCGGTACACCGGGGGTGTTGCGCGCACTGGAGATGGCCCATAAACAACACGGTCGCCTGCCATGGGCGAAGCTGTTTGAACCGGCGATCAAACTGTCCGAGCAAGGCTTTGCGATCTCTGCGCGTTTGCACTCGCTGCTGGAATCAGATCCAGTCATCCGCCAGTCGCCGGACATGGCCAAATATTTCCTCAACGCCGATGGCAGCGTCAAAGCCGCCGGCACGCGCCTGCAAAACCCGGCGCTGGCCGCAGTGCTCAAACGCATCGCCAACGAAGGCGCGGACGCGCTGTACAAAGGCCCGATCGCCGAAGAAATCGTCGCCAAGGTGCAGGGCCACGCCAACCCCGGCAGCCTGACGTTGAATGATTTGCAGCGCTATCAGGCCAAGGAACGCGCGCCGCTGTGCACCGATTACAAACGCTGGCAGGTCTGCGGCATGCCACCACCGTCATCGGGCGGCATCGCCGTGGCACAGATTCTCGGCACGTTGCAGGCGCTGGAAACCCGCGATCCACGTCTTTCCCTGACACCGCTCAAACCGCTGAAGACCGACAAGCCAGCCGGCATTGAACCGGATCCGCAAGCCGTGCATCTGATCGCCGAAGCCGAACGCCTGGCTTACGCCGACCGCGCGCAATACGTCGCGGATACCGACTTCGTGCCGGTGCCGGTCAAAGGCCTGGTCGATCCCGGTTATCTCGCCAGCCGCGCCAGCCTGATCGGCGAGCGCAGCATGGGCAGCGCCAAACCGGGCACCCCGCCGGGCGTACAAGTGGCCTACGCGCCGGACCGCTCGCCGCTGCGCATCTCCACCTCGCAAGTGGTCGCGGTGGATGACCTCGGTGGCGCGGTGTCGATGACCACCACCATCGAAGCCGCGTTCGGCTCGCACCTGATGGTTCAGGGCTTCTTGCTGAACAACCAGATGACCGACTTCTCGTTCATCCCCGAAGAGAACGGCCAGAAAGTCGCCAACCGCGTCGAGCCCGGCAAACGCCCACGCTCGTCGATGGCGCCAACGCTGATCTTCGATCGCCACAGCGGCGAATTCGTCGCCACAGTCGGCTCGCCGGGTGGTTCGCAAATCATCGAATACGTGGCGAAAACCACCGTCGGCCTGCTCGACTGGCACCTCGACCCGCAAAGCGCCATCAGCCTGCCCAACTTCGGCAGCCGCAACGGCCCCACCGAACTGGAACAAGGCCAGTTCAGCCCGGCGCTGATTCAGGCACTGAAAGACAAAGGGCACGCAGTGAATGAAATCGACATGACCAGCGGCACCCAGGCCATCGTGCGGGTCAAGGATGCGCAGGGGAAAGCGTCGTTGGAAGGTGGCGCGGATCCACGGCGTGAAGGCGAAGCGTTAGGGGATTGAGGCTAGGACGCAAAACAAAAAAGGCTTACCGCGAGGTAGGCCTTTTGTTTAGCACACTGCGTATTTCAAATCGGGATGTTTAAAAGCTGCGAGGTAAACAGAGAACCGTCCCACAAGGTTTTCAGGTTGTCCGTCGGACGTCAGCTCTCTAGCCTGTACTCGTCGCTGCCAATTCAGTGACCGGGATTGGAAACCCCGAGTAGAACCGAGCGCACAAGCGCCTTTCATAACGTATCCTTGCGCACCTTCATGGTGTGCACTCCGTTATGGCGGCTGTGCGCGGGAGACCTTCGGGTCAACCGGGTTCTCCGTTCCCCGGGTTTCCAACCTGCGTACAGCTGCCACCTATTCGTTCGGAAACCGAATCGGCCAGCTCCTATCCTGATCGGAGAACACCATGAAAAAACCAACACCCAATCCCCCCGAAACAGACACCGACCCAACATCCCCGTACGCAACCATCGACAGCAAAAAACTCAACGAAGCGGCCGACCGCGCCCTCGACCACTACCTCAAACCGACCATTCACATCATGGCGTCCACCCGCGTAGCTGAACCCATGTACCTCGCCAACCCGGTGTACGACACCGAATCCCTGCTGGCCAATGCCAGCGAAACCCTGGGCTCGGTCACGGAGATGCTCAACAATTTCGCCGCTGTGCTGGATACCGCGCACCGCAAGACCGCGCTGGGTATCGCGCAAATCGTCATGCTGAGTGAGTTGGCGGTGAATCAGGCGCTGGATAACGTTCAGCCGGTTACGTAGTTTTCGCAATGCATAAAAAATCCGATGCCGTGCAGGCATCGGATTCTTATTTCCTGGCACATACGAGGCAAAACAGCTTTCACATCCAAGATATATGGCTCAGCGATTCGCCAGCAGATGCGCCCCAAACAGCAAATAACAACCACCGGCCAAGCGATCCAACCATTGCCGCGAACGCTCATACACACCAGCGATTCGGCGACTGGCGAAGAACAGCGCCACGCAGCAATACCAGCTGAACGACAGCGTCGCCATGGTCATCACCGCCAGTGCCAGTAACAGTGGCGGGATGTGAGCCGGCATGGCCGTGGCGAAAATGGTGGCGACGAATAATGCTGACTTGGGATTGGTCATGTTGCCCAGAAAGCCGCGGCCATAAGCGCCGAGCAACGTTTGCTGCGAGTCATCCAGCGTACCCGCGACGATCGGCGCCTTGCGCTTGAACTGCTTGAGCCCGAGGTAGATCAGGTAGCAGCCACCGGCAATCTTGAAGCTCAGGTACAGCGTCGGCGCGGCACTGAACAGCGACTGAATGCCCAAGCCACCCGCCAGCCCCCACAACACGGTTCCGCTGGCCACGCCGAGCGCCGCGACGACACCGTGGCGGCGGGAACGGCTGACCGCCAGTTGCGCGATATTGAAGAAGTTCGGGCCGGGCGTGACCACGGCCACAGTCCACAACAGGGCCAACGACAGCAACGGCGCCAGATAACTCGAAAGGGAAA comes from Pseudomonas sp. RU47 and encodes:
- a CDS encoding SymE family type I addiction module toxin produces the protein MAKTNHTSSTPITERRLKIAADFYPVHTKEKTYSPAKPVPWIRLRGLWLRQAGFEVNENVKVRVMKGCLVITAE
- a CDS encoding helix-turn-helix domain-containing protein, with translation MSISNEDRDFLVAMGSRIAHLRTVHEITQTRFARALGLSRQTFQGYEEGTRSMPVTTLVKMAFALRVPVEDLLGVPSYTETPRRSLTSAWYRRLQSINELSKVQQKVIAQMLDALIAQAATKASDEEKEI
- a CDS encoding DUF2817 domain-containing protein, with the protein product MHSEFPTESSYRDQREQFLAAANAAGATLTSYAHPRCGPFGEPLSTDVAVLGDPQAKRRLVALSGTHGVEGYYGSDCQIDWLKAFVPGSLPKDVAVVMVHLINPWGTAWLRRVNEDNIDLNRNHLDFTGPLPDNRAYAALHEIYACTDLNGPERKSADALLDAQIKEHGWPAVMSIVEGGQHSHPDGLFYGGLAPSWSNRTLHQIIDAHLAGAETVMCFDLHTGAGEYGHPMLLTITQAPYPALAQAQAIYGPWLYTLHTGADTLSETGVAATATGYTSQALLNALPDVQLMPFVIECGTYPGPDVHRHLRDDHWLHLHGDPLDAVGREIKLNLLEQFYPTDPDRRAMVSLRTRQIWAKGLSALGNWSR
- the ggt gene encoding gamma-glutamyltransferase, translating into MFSALPLSRFRLPALTLIISALTLTACNAPPSSTLPLAPEAASGFRTDLQTRHASKHMAAAANPLAAEAGREMLRQGGSAIDAAIAMQAVLTLVEPQSSGIGGGAMIVLWDGKQVRTYDGRETAPAGATEKLFLRADGQPMSFPQAQIGGRSVGTPGVLRALEMAHKQHGRLPWAKLFEPAIKLSEQGFAISARLHSLLESDPVIRQSPDMAKYFLNADGSVKAAGTRLQNPALAAVLKRIANEGADALYKGPIAEEIVAKVQGHANPGSLTLNDLQRYQAKERAPLCTDYKRWQVCGMPPPSSGGIAVAQILGTLQALETRDPRLSLTPLKPLKTDKPAGIEPDPQAVHLIAEAERLAYADRAQYVADTDFVPVPVKGLVDPGYLASRASLIGERSMGSAKPGTPPGVQVAYAPDRSPLRISTSQVVAVDDLGGAVSMTTTIEAAFGSHLMVQGFLLNNQMTDFSFIPEENGQKVANRVEPGKRPRSSMAPTLIFDRHSGEFVATVGSPGGSQIIEYVAKTTVGLLDWHLDPQSAISLPNFGSRNGPTELEQGQFSPALIQALKDKGHAVNEIDMTSGTQAIVRVKDAQGKASLEGGADPRREGEALGD
- a CDS encoding DUF6124 family protein; amino-acid sequence: MKKPTPNPPETDTDPTSPYATIDSKKLNEAADRALDHYLKPTIHIMASTRVAEPMYLANPVYDTESLLANASETLGSVTEMLNNFAAVLDTAHRKTALGIAQIVMLSELAVNQALDNVQPVT
- a CDS encoding LysE family translocator, with the translated sequence MDFSLSSYLAPLLSLALLWTVAVVTPGPNFFNIAQLAVSRSRRHGVVAALGVASGTVLWGLAGGLGIQSLFSAAPTLYLSFKIAGGCYLIYLGLKQFKRKAPIVAGTLDDSQQTLLGAYGRGFLGNMTNPKSALFVATIFATAMPAHIPPLLLALAVMTMATLSFSWYCCVALFFASRRIAGVYERSRQWLDRLAGGCYLLFGAHLLANR